CGCAAGCGGGGGGAACGGGCGGCGCTGGGCGTTGGCGGGTGTCACTCCTGCTCATAGTGCACCCACCTCCGCGACACGCGCAACTGCCACAGGCACACCGCGACGGTGATCAGGAACAGCACCCAGGCCATGGCCGAGGCGTAACCCATCTCGAAATAGCGGAAGGCCCGGTGGAACAGGTACAGGGCATAGAAGAGGAGCGAGTCCCCCGGCGCGCCGGTGCCGATGATGTAGGCCTGCGTGAAGATTTGGAGCGCGCCGATGGTCCCCATGATCCACAGGAAGAGCGCATAGGGGGTGAGCAGCGGCAGGGTGATGCGGGTGAAGCGCTGGAACGGCCCCGCGCCGTCTATGATGGCCGCCTCGTAGACCTGGCGCGGCAGCGACTGAAGCCCCGCCAGCCAGATGATGGCGGTGCCGCCGCAGCCCCACACCAGCAGCAGGATCAGCCCCGGTTTCGCCCATTCCGGGCGGCTGAACCAGCCCGGCGCGGTCAACCCAAAGGGGCGCAGGAACAGGTTCAGCCCGTAGTTGAAGAAACCCGTCTCCGGGTTCAGCATCCATATCCAAATGAGGGAGGAGACCACGGCGGGCACCATCACGGGCACATAAAAAAGCACCCGGTAGGCGCGGATGCCCCGGACCCGGCTGTTCAACAGCAGCGCCACGCCCAGGCTGGCCGCCAGGGTCAGGGGCACGCCAAAGGCGACGATGTAGAAGGTGTTCCACAGGCCCCGCCAGAACAGCGGGTCGTTCGCGCGCATCCCCTCATCCGTGGCGTGGAACCCGAACATGCGCGTCCAGTTCGCCAGACCCGTGAACTCCGGCGCATGGATGACATCATAGCGGCTGAAGGCGATGACGGCGGAGAAGGCCATCGGCCCCAGCACGAAAAGGAAGAAACCCACGGCCCACGGCGACACATAGGCCATGCCCTCCAGCGCGCGCCGCCGCGCCATGCCGCGCATGGGGCGCAGCCGCCGGAGCATGAACCCCAGCGCCCCCGCCAGCACCAGCAGGTTGAACGCCGCCACGGCCCGGGCCAGGGTCCGCGCGGGCACCACCGGCCCCGTTGGCGGCAGGAAATAGCGGTCCAGCGCCGCCTGCACCCGCCGCTGCTGGAGGTCCAGCGCCGCCTTCGGCGAGCGGATGTGGAAAATCGCGTCGAGCATGGCCGTCACCTGCGCGTCCCAGAGCTCCGTGCAGGCCACAGACACGGGCGGATGCTGGCAGTGGGGCAGCACGTCCAGGCAGACCCGGTTCGCCCGGATGAAGTTCTCCGGCAGGTCCATGTTCACCCATTCCATCACCGCCTCGTTGACGGCCCGGTTCGCGCTGTACATGGGGATGCAGAAGGCGTCCCCGCCCCGCTCGGACTCCGTGAGGCGGCGCTGCCCCTCCGCCACGATCATCCACGCCTCCAGGCTGTTCATGAACTTGGCGAACTCCCACGCCTCCTCCGGGTGCCGCGAGTCTTTCGGGATGACCCAGGCGAAGCCGCCCGACCAGGACACGGGGGGCATGCCCTCCTCCGGCATGGGCGGCATGGAGACCTCGAAGTCCAGATCGGGTTTGTTCCGCGCGATGTAGTCGAGGTAGTAGTTCCCGTTGATCTGCATGGCGATGCGTCCCGAGAGGAAGGGGTCGCCGATGCCCTCGATCTGCGCCGAGCCCTGGAACGACTGCACCTTGTCCGCGCCCCCCACCGCGTCATAGGTCTCCACCATCCACTCCAGGGCACCCGCCACCCTTGGGTCGTTCACCCGCGCCGTTCGCCCGTCCGGGCTGAACCACTCCGCGCCGTTCTGCCAGGCGTAGATGTAAAGCCAGGCGTTCCCGAAATTCGGCGCGAAGCCCAGCCGCTCATAGCGGCCCCGCCCCGTGTCGTACCGCGTCATGGCCGCGCCCATGTCCCGCAGCTCCGCCCAGGTGCGCGGGGGCCGGTCATAGCCGGCCTCCCGCAGCATCGCCATGTTGCAGAAGAGCACCCGTCCGTCCACGTTCCAGGCATAGGCGTAGGTCTTCCCCTCCCACATGCACGCCCCGCGCATGCCGGGGTAATAGTCCTCCAGGGATATCCCGTCCCGTTCCATCAGGTCGTCCAACGGGCGGAAGGCCCCCCGCGTGGCCCACATCCCCAGGGCGTGGCGGCTGAACCACAACACGTCCGGCGGCGTCCGCGCCACCACCGCCGTCAGCAGTTTCTGCGGGTCCAGGTCGCCCTGCCCGCCCGGCGTGCCCACCCGCACCCGGATGTGCGGGTGCAGCCGCTCAAATTCGTGGATGGCGTCGTAGACCCCCTTCAGTACCCGCGACTCCGTGAGGCCCCACAGCTCGATGGTCACCGGCTCCGGTGGAGGCGCCGCTGCAAAGACGCGCAGGGGAAGGCAGAAAAGCAGCATTGCAACGGCGAAAAACAGGCGGGAACGCCGTGCCTGTCCCCCCGGTCTTTCCATGCGATGGATGCTGTGCCGTCTCATACCGTGCCTGTCCGCCTTGCCGGGAACTCATGCCGCCGTCCCGTTGACTGAGGATAGCACACCCCCGGCGCAGGAAGGCAGTCAGGGACAATGGACAATGGACAATGGACAATGGATAGTGGCAAGTGCGCAAGTGCGTCTCACCCGTGAAAAACTCATGGCCGGGACGGCCATGCCACCGTCCCGACCATTCGTAATTCGCAATTCGTCATTCGTAATTAATCAGTGTGGGCGCGGGCGGCTCCGGCTGCACCACCATCCGCAAGGAACGCGCGTACCAGTTGCCGTACTTCTGGGACTCGAATCTGGGGGGGATGTGCTCCAGCATAAACCCGTTCCCGACCCGGACATAGCGGAGATACGGCGCATATCGTTGCCGGTCATTTGGGGTGACCGGCTCCTGCATTTCCGGCAGGTCCTTCAACTTCTCCGGAAGTTGTCTCTGAAGCAGGCCCGCACGCTTCAACTGAACGGCCCGCTGGGCCATTTGGCAGGCCACGGCCACCTGCCAGAATTTATTGCCCGCTTCGGGCAGGTAGTAAGTAACCGACTCATCCCACATGGTGGCACCCCCGCCGCCCCGTGAAAGAAACCGGTCGTACTCGGTGCCGAGCACCGCCCATTTTGCCTTCTCACGGGTCATCTCCGACCACCAGGCCGCATGCCGCGCCGTCAGCAGGCGCCGGCGCGCGCCCTCTCCAACAAGGCAATACCACGGGTCAACGGGCCATTCAGAACTGTAAGGGTGGCTCCATAAAGGAAACTGGCTCCAATACCCATACCCATACATTCGTCTGTTGTCCCCCATGCGGTCATAATCCTGCGATTCATAAATGCGCCGAAACGCCTGACTGGCC
Above is a genomic segment from Candidatus Hydrogenedentota bacterium containing:
- a CDS encoding extracellular solute-binding protein, which codes for MERPGGQARRSRLFFAVAMLLFCLPLRVFAAAPPPEPVTIELWGLTESRVLKGVYDAIHEFERLHPHIRVRVGTPGGQGDLDPQKLLTAVVARTPPDVLWFSRHALGMWATRGAFRPLDDLMERDGISLEDYYPGMRGACMWEGKTYAYAWNVDGRVLFCNMAMLREAGYDRPPRTWAELRDMGAAMTRYDTGRGRYERLGFAPNFGNAWLYIYAWQNGAEWFSPDGRTARVNDPRVAGALEWMVETYDAVGGADKVQSFQGSAQIEGIGDPFLSGRIAMQINGNYYLDYIARNKPDLDFEVSMPPMPEEGMPPVSWSGGFAWVIPKDSRHPEEAWEFAKFMNSLEAWMIVAEGQRRLTESERGGDAFCIPMYSANRAVNEAVMEWVNMDLPENFIRANRVCLDVLPHCQHPPVSVACTELWDAQVTAMLDAIFHIRSPKAALDLQQRRVQAALDRYFLPPTGPVVPARTLARAVAAFNLLVLAGALGFMLRRLRPMRGMARRRALEGMAYVSPWAVGFFLFVLGPMAFSAVIAFSRYDVIHAPEFTGLANWTRMFGFHATDEGMRANDPLFWRGLWNTFYIVAFGVPLTLAASLGVALLLNSRVRGIRAYRVLFYVPVMVPAVVSSLIWIWMLNPETGFFNYGLNLFLRPFGLTAPGWFSRPEWAKPGLILLLVWGCGGTAIIWLAGLQSLPRQVYEAAIIDGAGPFQRFTRITLPLLTPYALFLWIMGTIGALQIFTQAYIIGTGAPGDSLLFYALYLFHRAFRYFEMGYASAMAWVLFLITVAVCLWQLRVSRRWVHYEQE